A portion of the Eubacterium maltosivorans genome contains these proteins:
- a CDS encoding Ig-like domain-containing protein: MKKKNIAIVLLAVITILLLVFGCGRKSSEQTAAKVFDTAGTYSDQATYGDVQIKSDGVILENATINGTLTIDKAVGEGTVTVRNSRISKDTDINGGGANSVHFEKTVLNKISVNKKDVRLILDKESEAAELNVIQPAKLELSGQISTLSIAKNGEGSTVAIAKEAKIETVKLDGKAEMTIDSPLKTLVVGENAKETKLVINAKVDKLDINAKAEINLNASSEVGKLIVTDKAKDSTVNIAKDARVNTLATETTLNLTGEGVVENVITNREENIQGNIVPANVKVSANPIAKSANGNDVNNKVDSTKTTDTTASTTADNTSRENNNTSGNADNTSSGGQTNPAAPQQTPQPSSPQPVPAPTPGPTPTPTPEPTPTPTPAVVRVTGVSLDQSQLTMTVGDSAVLTAKVAPDNAADKTIAWYAEDSKIANVDGNGKVTALAEGQSKITVVTKDGSYKATCAVTVTKKEPVDIPVDSVVIQKTADSIETGSTLPLTASVKPDNATNKNVKWSSSSESTATVDKDGTVTAKAPGDVVIMAIPENPTDASIMATITLRVTAPLKGVTMSGSGKTVTVGEILSLTAVDPEGAASDVLLSWKSDAQDAGSGSTYTVRESDIGKSLTLTASGKVSGHYTGSVTSEPAKAVTANKTVLTAAITAEIGENHQEPVYTLKADDYKESTWDSYQTAVSNAVRIEADALASTDQVNTALEEMAAAKAQLIFAGADKLDEMIKTANGKQESDHTAASWKAFQDAYEAAKTLPETTQTEIAEKTKAISDALSLLAAKTSVTAVNLTLENNQAVVGHKVTATTVPENATVTYLWLRGDGTAFEPIPGETSAVYTLSAADVGKVLQLTVTGTGDYKDSPSARLSGILDNKVTGVSLDKNTLEMKTGETQTLTANVTPDYAADKTIAWSSSNEAVAAVDTDGVVKAVGKGTANITVTTKDGQKTDTCVVTVKEDIAQIELDNTAPEVYDTISVKNATGSDTQYQWFTSDTKDGTFTKIDGADKASYAVTVNDIGKFIQAEVSSTDPNIVGISKAVTTSAVAVGAWDGSRVDTAWFNAEETNFEIKTPAQLAGLAALVNGDAKDQNNTALAANIMAGKTFTLMNDIDLSGKAWTAIGKTAMSEDISKADYYGQTAGKVTICCFNGTFDGNDKVISNLSQPVQKMCSVGLFGNANSATFKNIQLKDIDITGYYGVGGVVGFGYDAVTIENCHILSGQINAMDTGAAGIIGALERKDLQNGAVKVSGCSNAADIFWATDNFNNLSDNTQPYFTQTRGWHFGGIFGTIDTSEKLTIEILNCKNTGMVSGTELAGIGSWIKGADGSKVENCQTTGILTQKSPDSINSNSSGAAGIIHIDNSPGKIQYSNNIVDGTIVKTAGYLSSVLSSAKLGEFVQTPAVELTGSMDLTGSATIPQGVTLTIPKEQTLTIPEDKELINNGTIINNGRIVCNGIISGNGKLEGNQPELRQITLNPKSVTVAGSVGMAIEAYDLSAKITIQNDAAIGNVTYTVKEDKPLPEGLKLENGKITGTPATKGNTTSIIEVTGKNQTKAELTLTFEIAAADKLYVDSTNGNDSYPGFEESKPLKTMEAALEKAPDDKQTTVYVSGDVDIGNGTLYTVTKPVHFTGKDNGRLVMQSDLIFDADTLFDHIKINVNGIRYMYANGHHFEFGDGMEMIPLNEKYNNNLSLYFVAGGLNKTVASTNFTMKSGRISYLFGGGKTTEANADASVTGDTNITITGGYVDDCFVGGGYANGANSKADVNNTHISIDSSTFNMGYYCSDNSMDEGNIYAGGWALSKNASATVKTTNLTLKNLVNFNASILGGGHSDSADSDASCENTNIIIDKITTTGSIIGGGMVFNSGTNVNVTGTAAIDITDSTVPEIFGGAMALSSKTANVENVVINARNVRLQDNNSNDKIGRFYAGGCSYDGTAIAQVNDAIVHIDDDFYLGDSVNPAADADITNHVKMTGYVNAHGQASVLGKTELYIKDILQKTSWSDSADIRWYNNTDTSFSLSTGEQLAGLAALVNDGNDFSGKTIQLSQDIDLDNREWTPIGKPDTPFKGNFDGGGHPISNLKTTSSSDNTGLFGAISAVEIKNLSIKKTDIKARENIGALAGSVDGNTTIKNCSVTEGSIQGNANVGGLVGSAGADIILIKCSATNNTVSAVKNGAPQSTPYAGGIVGNATAPKTTLTHCTASGNTVASYDDSCKGDLVGGPAENWLDGYDLTDVFKDSETMNISNDEGNLRAFVLILDDNIDDNLGCHASNCLMPKPNSDDLDLSNEVIAVQFDTNDPVKLKAIKSGILQRQSEFSTLLTERTEDTYIIDGNIIYLNYCGHALNFPSYQNESKDCRYDTVVNCPSDHVPYIKEILDNYLK; the protein is encoded by the coding sequence ATGAAGAAGAAAAACATCGCGATTGTCCTTCTGGCCGTGATCACCATTCTTTTGCTTGTCTTTGGCTGCGGCAGGAAAAGCAGCGAACAGACAGCAGCAAAAGTCTTTGACACAGCAGGAACCTACAGCGATCAGGCCACCTATGGCGACGTACAGATCAAATCAGATGGCGTCATACTGGAAAACGCTACCATCAACGGCACCCTGACCATCGACAAAGCCGTTGGAGAAGGAACCGTTACCGTCCGCAACAGCCGTATTTCCAAAGATACGGACATCAACGGCGGCGGCGCGAACTCCGTCCATTTTGAAAAAACAGTGTTGAATAAGATCAGCGTCAACAAAAAAGACGTCCGCCTTATTCTGGACAAAGAATCCGAAGCGGCAGAGCTGAACGTTATCCAGCCCGCAAAGCTGGAGCTCAGCGGACAGATCAGCACACTGTCAATCGCTAAAAATGGCGAGGGGAGTACTGTTGCCATTGCCAAAGAAGCCAAGATCGAAACCGTCAAGCTGGACGGCAAGGCCGAAATGACGATCGACAGCCCTCTTAAGACACTGGTCGTCGGTGAAAACGCCAAAGAGACCAAACTCGTCATCAACGCCAAAGTCGATAAGCTTGACATTAACGCCAAGGCAGAGATAAACCTCAATGCCAGCTCCGAAGTCGGAAAACTCATCGTGACAGATAAGGCCAAAGACAGCACCGTGAACATCGCAAAAGACGCCAGAGTAAACACACTGGCCACAGAAACCACGTTAAACCTTACTGGAGAAGGTGTTGTCGAAAACGTCATTACCAACCGAGAAGAAAACATTCAGGGCAATATCGTCCCCGCAAACGTTAAGGTTTCCGCCAATCCTATCGCGAAAAGCGCGAACGGGAACGACGTGAACAACAAAGTGGATTCGACCAAAACGACTGATACCACCGCCAGCACCACGGCAGACAACACCAGCCGCGAAAACAATAATACCAGCGGCAATGCCGATAATACCAGCAGCGGCGGGCAGACAAATCCGGCAGCGCCACAGCAAACGCCGCAGCCGTCATCACCACAGCCGGTCCCTGCACCCACGCCTGGACCGACGCCAACACCCACGCCTGAGCCGACACCAACACCAACGCCTGCAGTAGTCCGTGTTACCGGCGTATCCCTGGATCAAAGCCAGCTCACCATGACTGTGGGCGACAGCGCCGTGTTAACCGCTAAAGTCGCTCCGGATAACGCTGCAGACAAAACCATCGCATGGTATGCCGAGGACAGCAAAATTGCAAATGTCGACGGAAACGGGAAAGTCACAGCTTTGGCCGAGGGACAGAGTAAAATTACGGTTGTGACAAAAGACGGCAGCTACAAAGCTACCTGCGCCGTTACCGTCACAAAAAAAGAACCGGTAGATATCCCGGTCGACAGCGTTGTTATTCAAAAAACAGCGGACAGTATCGAAACTGGCAGTACCCTGCCTTTAACCGCTTCCGTCAAACCGGATAACGCCACGAATAAAAACGTCAAATGGAGCAGCTCATCGGAAAGCACCGCCACTGTCGATAAAGACGGCACCGTTACCGCAAAGGCGCCGGGAGACGTTGTTATCATGGCGATTCCTGAAAATCCCACCGACGCCTCCATCATGGCGACCATCACCCTCCGTGTGACCGCTCCCTTAAAAGGCGTCACAATGAGCGGCAGCGGAAAAACCGTCACTGTCGGGGAAATTCTTTCCCTCACCGCAGTTGATCCCGAAGGCGCAGCCTCTGATGTCCTATTGAGCTGGAAATCGGATGCCCAGGATGCCGGCAGTGGCAGCACATATACGGTTCGTGAAAGCGATATTGGCAAAAGCCTTACCCTAACCGCAAGTGGAAAGGTCAGCGGACACTATACCGGCAGCGTCACAAGCGAGCCTGCCAAGGCCGTCACGGCGAATAAAACTGTCTTAACCGCAGCCATCACCGCCGAAATTGGCGAAAATCATCAAGAGCCTGTCTATACGCTAAAGGCAGACGACTATAAAGAAAGCACCTGGGACAGCTATCAGACAGCTGTCAGCAATGCCGTTCGTATAGAAGCAGACGCCCTGGCCTCAACTGATCAGGTAAACACCGCCCTTGAGGAAATGGCTGCCGCAAAAGCCCAATTGATCTTTGCCGGAGCCGATAAGCTCGATGAAATGATAAAAACCGCCAATGGCAAGCAGGAAAGCGATCACACCGCAGCCAGCTGGAAGGCCTTCCAAGACGCCTATGAAGCGGCAAAGACCCTGCCTGAAACCACACAGACAGAAATCGCCGAAAAGACAAAAGCCATCAGCGATGCACTGAGCCTATTAGCAGCAAAAACCTCCGTCACTGCCGTTAATCTGACTCTTGAAAACAATCAAGCCGTTGTCGGGCATAAGGTCACAGCCACCACCGTTCCCGAAAACGCCACAGTAACATACTTATGGCTGAGAGGCGACGGCACCGCCTTTGAGCCGATCCCCGGCGAAACCAGCGCGGTTTACACCTTAAGCGCCGCCGATGTCGGCAAGGTTCTTCAGCTGACCGTTACCGGAACCGGCGATTATAAGGACAGTCCCAGCGCAAGACTAAGCGGAATCTTAGATAATAAGGTGACCGGCGTAAGCCTGGATAAGAACACGCTGGAAATGAAGACTGGTGAAACGCAGACCTTAACGGCCAATGTCACGCCGGATTACGCCGCAGATAAAACCATTGCCTGGAGCAGCAGCAACGAAGCCGTGGCAGCCGTGGACACAGACGGCGTGGTAAAGGCTGTTGGCAAAGGAACCGCCAATATTACCGTCACCACGAAAGACGGCCAAAAAACCGATACCTGTGTTGTAACCGTCAAGGAAGACATTGCTCAGATTGAATTGGATAACACAGCGCCAGAAGTTTATGATACCATCAGCGTGAAAAACGCCACAGGCAGCGATACTCAATACCAGTGGTTTACCAGCGATACAAAAGACGGTACCTTTACAAAAATTGACGGGGCTGACAAAGCGAGCTATGCGGTAACCGTCAATGATATCGGCAAGTTCATTCAGGCAGAGGTAAGCAGTACCGATCCCAACATTGTCGGGATTTCAAAGGCTGTCACCACCTCCGCCGTAGCTGTGGGCGCCTGGGATGGTAGCAGAGTGGATACCGCATGGTTTAACGCTGAAGAAACAAACTTTGAAATCAAAACCCCAGCCCAGCTGGCTGGCCTTGCAGCCCTGGTTAACGGCGACGCAAAAGACCAGAACAACACTGCTCTGGCCGCCAATATTATGGCAGGCAAAACTTTTACACTGATGAACGACATTGATTTATCAGGCAAAGCCTGGACCGCCATTGGCAAGACCGCTATGAGCGAAGATATTTCAAAAGCTGATTATTACGGCCAAACAGCTGGTAAGGTAACCATCTGCTGCTTCAACGGAACTTTTGATGGCAACGATAAAGTAATATCAAATTTATCCCAGCCCGTTCAAAAAATGTGCTCCGTGGGCCTTTTTGGCAACGCAAACAGCGCCACCTTTAAAAATATTCAGCTTAAAGATATTGATATCACGGGATACTACGGTGTTGGCGGAGTTGTCGGCTTTGGCTATGACGCAGTAACAATTGAAAACTGCCATATTCTCTCTGGTCAGATCAACGCTATGGACACAGGCGCTGCGGGGATCATCGGCGCTCTTGAGCGAAAAGATCTCCAAAACGGCGCAGTCAAGGTAAGCGGCTGCAGCAACGCCGCCGATATCTTTTGGGCGACCGACAATTTCAACAATCTCTCAGACAATACACAGCCTTACTTTACTCAGACAAGAGGCTGGCATTTTGGTGGGATTTTTGGAACCATTGATACTTCTGAAAAATTAACAATAGAAATTTTAAACTGCAAAAATACCGGTATGGTCAGCGGGACCGAGCTTGCGGGAATCGGTTCTTGGATTAAAGGAGCTGATGGGTCAAAAGTCGAAAACTGTCAGACGACAGGAATCCTTACTCAAAAGTCCCCGGATTCAATAAATTCGAACAGCTCAGGAGCGGCAGGAATTATCCATATCGACAACAGCCCAGGAAAAATTCAGTATTCAAATAATATAGTCGATGGAACCATCGTTAAGACAGCGGGCTACCTGTCATCTGTTCTTTCAAGCGCCAAGCTTGGCGAATTTGTACAGACACCGGCTGTGGAACTGACAGGATCAATGGATTTAACGGGTAGTGCGACAATACCACAAGGCGTCACACTGACCATCCCTAAAGAGCAGACACTTACCATTCCTGAAGATAAAGAGCTTATTAATAACGGAACCATTATCAACAATGGCAGGATTGTCTGTAATGGGATTATCTCCGGAAATGGAAAACTTGAAGGAAACCAACCCGAATTAAGACAAATTACTTTAAATCCGAAAAGCGTCACTGTTGCAGGCAGTGTAGGTATGGCCATTGAAGCTTACGATCTGTCAGCAAAAATTACCATTCAAAACGACGCCGCCATCGGCAACGTCACTTACACCGTCAAAGAGGACAAGCCTTTACCGGAAGGTCTAAAACTGGAAAATGGTAAAATCACAGGAACACCAGCGACTAAGGGAAATACAACCTCAATCATTGAGGTTACCGGAAAAAATCAGACGAAAGCCGAGCTGACACTGACTTTCGAAATTGCAGCTGCCGATAAGCTCTATGTCGATTCTACAAACGGAAATGACAGCTATCCTGGCTTTGAAGAGAGTAAACCGCTGAAAACAATGGAAGCGGCGCTTGAAAAGGCGCCCGATGATAAACAGACAACAGTCTATGTAAGCGGGGACGTGGATATTGGCAATGGAACTTTATATACCGTTACAAAGCCCGTACACTTTACGGGAAAGGATAACGGAAGACTGGTGATGCAGTCTGATTTGATCTTTGACGCCGACACTCTTTTCGACCACATCAAAATAAATGTCAACGGCATCCGGTATATGTATGCCAACGGCCATCATTTTGAGTTTGGCGATGGCATGGAGATGATTCCTCTGAATGAAAAGTATAATAACAATTTATCCTTATACTTTGTTGCCGGTGGTCTTAATAAAACCGTTGCATCAACAAACTTTACCATGAAAAGCGGACGCATCAGCTACCTCTTTGGCGGCGGTAAGACTACAGAAGCCAACGCAGACGCCAGCGTAACCGGGGATACCAACATCACCATCACTGGTGGATATGTGGATGATTGTTTTGTGGGCGGCGGCTATGCCAACGGAGCGAACTCCAAAGCAGATGTGAATAACACCCATATCTCAATCGACAGCAGCACGTTCAATATGGGCTATTATTGCAGTGACAACAGCATGGACGAAGGAAATATTTACGCGGGCGGATGGGCTTTAAGCAAAAACGCCAGCGCAACAGTAAAAACTACAAACCTTACGCTTAAAAATCTTGTGAACTTTAACGCGTCTATTTTGGGCGGCGGCCATTCAGACAGCGCCGATAGCGACGCATCATGTGAAAATACGAACATCATCATTGATAAGATCACAACAACAGGCTCCATCATCGGTGGTGGCATGGTATTCAATTCCGGCACGAACGTTAATGTGACAGGTACAGCGGCAATAGATATAACGGACAGCACAGTCCCTGAAATATTTGGAGGTGCCATGGCTCTTAGCAGCAAGACTGCTAATGTTGAAAATGTCGTAATAAATGCTCGAAATGTCCGATTACAGGATAATAACAGCAATGATAAAATCGGAAGATTCTATGCTGGCGGCTGCAGCTATGATGGCACAGCAATCGCACAGGTGAACGATGCCATCGTTCATATTGATGATGACTTCTATCTGGGTGACTCAGTCAATCCCGCTGCAGATGCAGATATCACTAACCATGTTAAAATGACTGGCTATGTCAATGCACACGGCCAGGCTTCTGTTTTAGGAAAAACCGAATTGTATATCAAGGATATTTTGCAGAAGACAAGCTGGTCCGATTCTGCGGACATCCGTTGGTACAACAACACGGACACCAGCTTTTCTCTTTCCACCGGCGAGCAGCTGGCAGGACTGGCAGCCTTGGTAAATGACGGAAATGATTTTTCCGGAAAGACCATTCAGCTGAGTCAGGACATTGACCTGGACAATCGGGAGTGGACCCCCATTGGCAAACCGGACACGCCTTTCAAGGGAAACTTTGACGGGGGTGGGCATCCTATTTCAAATCTGAAAACAACCTCATCGTCCGATAACACCGGGCTGTTTGGCGCTATCAGCGCAGTGGAAATAAAAAATCTGAGCATTAAAAAAACAGACATCAAAGCCCGTGAAAACATTGGCGCCCTGGCCGGTTCGGTTGATGGCAATACGACGATCAAAAATTGCAGCGTGACAGAGGGCAGTATTCAGGGAAATGCCAATGTCGGCGGACTGGTAGGCAGCGCGGGCGCAGACATAATCCTTATAAAATGCAGCGCAACGAACAATACTGTTTCAGCAGTCAAAAACGGTGCTCCTCAGAGTACCCCTTACGCAGGAGGCATTGTGGGTAACGCCACAGCTCCCAAAACAACCCTGACTCACTGCACAGCTTCTGGCAATACGGTTGCATCTTACGATGATAGCTGCAAAGGCGACCTTGTCGGCGGCCCCGCGGAGAATTGGCTTGATGGATATGATTTAACGGATGTTTTTAAAGACAGCGAGACAATGAATATTTCAAATGATGAAGGAAACCTCAGGGCTTTCGTATTAATACTTGATGATAATATTGACGATAACTTAGGTTGTCATGCAAGCAATTGTCTAATGCCTAAGCCAAATTCGGATGATTTAGATTTAAGCAATGAAGTTATTGCTGTGCAATTTGATACAAACGATCCAGTTAAATTGAAAGCAATAAAATCTGGAATTCTCCAAAGACAATCTGAATTTTCAACTTTATTAACGGAAAGAACCGAAGATACTTATATCATTGACGGAAATATCATTTACTTAAACTATTGTGGACATGCCCTGAATTTTCCATCCTATCAAAATGAAAGTAAGGATTGCCGATATGACACTGTGGTAAACTGCCCATCAGATCATGTTCCATATATCAAAGAAATACTTGACAATTATCTAAAATGA